From one Anabas testudineus chromosome 21, fAnaTes1.2, whole genome shotgun sequence genomic stretch:
- the wu:fc50b12 gene encoding death domain-containing protein, giving the protein MPNKAQEDAVINLKTLEEFSKQLGFEWTVLAYELGFNRTEIRRFHTKSAEKSIQARTMLESWYEKSWDKPNKTKLLQDGLERAGRRDLAETLRCLHWGHQKLSHRVELPSAFPFLITVHKTIHNHDALRRINDLSRRYT; this is encoded by the exons ATGCCCAACAAAGCCCAAGAG gatGCTGTAATTAATCTGAAGACACTGGAAGAGTTTTCCAAGCAGCTTGGTTTTGAGTGGACAGTTTTGGCGTATGAGCTTGGCTTCAACAGAACTGAGATAAGACGGTTCCACACCaaatctgcagagaaaagcatccaGGCCAGGACCATGTTGGAGAGCtg GTATGAAAAGTCGTGGGATAAGCCCAACAAGACCAAACTGCTGCAAGATGGACTGGAGCGAGCAGGCAGACGGGACCTGGCTGAGACACTCCGCTGCCTACACTGGGGCCACCAGAAGCTGAGCCATAGGGTGGAGCTTCCCTCCgcttttccttttctcatcACAGTCCACAAGACCATCCATAACCACGATGCACTACGCAGGATCAATGACCTCAGTCGTAGATACACTTAA
- the kbtbd7 gene encoding kelch repeat and BTB domain-containing protein 7 yields the protein MASALGCFSGPEVLEDGNHARGLMNELKLLYDCRLLGDVTIGVEGGEESLEAGGETARGGVEQLFLCSRNILAAASPYFKSMFTGGLNESMQERVIIRGVDAESMSVIIDYCYTGRVTITESNVQRLYAAANMLQIEYIRRACSGFMTRRLDLSNCVGILKFADTYDNPELKENAQAFIARNFGQVCSGGELCELDLMQLKDLLSLDTLDVDSERKVCAAALQWIEANAPLEKEDALQAFKCVRWNLFTEKDKCYLEGLMARPLIEKYLASFFNRSAEDSCEVSATLEVPKNRIGVNAKEMILFFGLPNDNIMCCDPYSEDLYFMAPPLEDLSSQDYKRSTMESLIACATPDNNLYLASHLSKHFWLYNPVLNSWQELAERPLGRIHSGMGYLNGHVYLLGGRNPLTDTRLKEVECYSVQRNQWTFVAPLPHSLGKMQVVALNDHLYVVNKRRMLCYDPKRNRWRHCGSLRRDKLHKACVFQDQIICVCDIPVVKAYSPTRGEWKRLGDIPIDSRALNYQVIQHNNKLLLLTQTLLQHNKNRVLIHEYDPARETWKNVMAVYVSTLGPVCVSTRVYPACLGSAHSFSTEEDDDSGSSADWDFDGLTDADSDSGSSSSFSDENW from the coding sequence ATGGCTTCGGCGCTCGGTTGCTTCAGCGGTCCCGAGGTGCTGGAGGACGGAAATCACGCTCGGGGTTTGATGAACGAGCTGAAATTACTGTACGACTGTCGGCTGCTGGGGGATGTCACCATCGGAGTGGAGGGCGGAGAGGAGTCATTAGAGGCCGGCGGCGAGACGGCCAGAGGCGGCGTTGAGCAACTTTTCTTGTGCAGTCGCAACATCCTCGCCGCTGCCAGCCCGTACTTCAAAAGCATGTTCACCGGGGGGTTGAACGAGAGCATGCAGGAGAGGGTGATCATCCGCGGGGTGGACGCTGAATCCATGTCTGTCATCATCGACTATTGCTACACAGGCAGGGTGACCATCACGGAGAGCAACGTCCAGAGGTTGTACGCTGCAGCCAACATGCTTCAGATTGAGTACATCAGGAGAGCTTGCTCCGGTTTCATGACCAGGAGGCTGGACCTCTCCAACTGTGTGGGGATTTTAAAGTTTGCAGACACCTATGACAACCCTGAGCTGAAGGAGAATGCACAGGCTTTCATAGCCAGGAATTTCGGCCAGGTGTGCAGCGGAGGGGAGCTTTGTGAGCTGGATTTGATGCAGTTGAAGGACTTGCTGTCTTTGGACACGTTGGATGTGGATTCTGAAAGGAAGGTGTGCGCAGCTGCTTTGCAATGGATTGAGGCTAATGCACCACTGGAGAAGGAGGATGCATTGCAAGCATTTAAATGTGTACGCTGGAATTTATTTACTGAGAAGGACAAGTGTTACCTGGAGGGCCTCATGGCGAGACCTTTGATTGAGAAATAccttgcatctttctttaacagaTCTGCCGAGGACAGTTGTGAGGTGTCTGCAACACTGGAAGTACCTAAAAACAGAATAGGTGTCAATGCAAAAGAAATGATTCTCTTCTTTGGCCTCCCTAACGACAACATAATGTGCTGTGACCCCTACTCAGAAGACCTGTACTTCATGGCCCCTCCTTTAGAAGATCTCAGTAGTCAGGATTACAAACGCTCCACCATGGAGTCCTTAATCGCCTGTGCCACACCTGACAATAACCTTTACCTAGCTTCCCACCTCTCTAAACATTTCTGGCTTTATAACCCTGTGCTTAACAGCTGGCAGGAGCTTGCAGAGAGGCCTCTGGGGAGAATACACTCTGGGATGGGCTACCTCAACGGTCACGTGTACCTTCTGGGAGGAAGAAATCCATTGACAGACACCAGATTGAAGGAGGTTGAGTGTTACAGCGTTCAGAGGAACCAGTGGACATTTGTGGCTCCTCTGCCTCACTCTCTGGGTAAAATGCAGGTGGTAGCATTAAATGATCACCTGTATGTGGTAAACAAAAGGAGAATGCTTTGCTATGATCCCAAGAGAAACCGCTGGCGCCACTGCGGATCACTGAGAAGAGACAAGCTTCATAAGGCCTGCGTGTTTCAGGACCagatcatctgtgtgtgtgacatacCTGTGGTGAAAGCCTACAGCCCCACCAGGGGGGAATGGAAGAGATTGGGTGACATTCCTATTGACAGTCGAGCTCTAAATTACCAGGTGAttcagcacaacaacaagctgctCCTCCTCACTCAGACTTTactgcaacacaacaaaaacagggTCCTCATCCATGAGTATGATCCAGCTagagaaacctggaagaacgTCATGGCAGTGTATGTGTCCACCCTgggacctgtgtgtgtttcgACTCGCGTGTACCCAGCATGCCTGGGCTCTGCTCACAGTTTCTCTACTGAGGAAGATGATGACAGCGGCTCCAGTGCAGACTGGGACTTTGACGGCTTGACAGACGCAGACTCTGACTCTGGCAGCTCTAGTTCTTTCTCAGATGAGAACTGGTAG
- the zgc:101559 gene encoding rab33B_Rab33A domain-containing protein, with the protein MAIINKPAEQFDTVFSLNDSLELSSHHEHEHVQSRIFKIIVIGDSNVGKTCLTYRFCGSAFLKNPEATIGVDFRERTLELDGERIKLQIWDTAGQERFRKSMVEHYYRSVHAVIFVYDVTSLSSFEGIPEWVEECKRHSVGPLVPRIIVGNKCDLRDRREVPTSAAQCLADSYNFPLFETSAKDPAEKEHVDAIFLTLAYRLKCHKPLRLKEPSESNMRNLWDQREQEAATCQC; encoded by the exons ATGGCAATAATAAACAAACCTGCGGAGCAATTTGacacagttttcagtctgaACGACTCTTTGGAGCTGTCTTCGCATCACGAACATGAGCACGTACAGTCTCGGATTTTTAAGATCATAGTAATAGGTGACTCCAATGTGGGAAAGACGTGTTTGACTTACAGATTCTGCGGGAGCGCTTTCCTGAAAAACCCAGAGGCGACAATCGGGGTCGATTTTCGGGAGAGGACGCTGGAGCTCGATGGGGAGAGGATTAAG TTGCAGATCTGGGACACAGCAGGTCAGGAGCGTTTTAGGAAGAGCATGGTGGAGCACTACTACCGCAGCGTTCATGCTGTCATCTTCGTGTATGACGTGACAAGCCTCTCTTCCTTCGAGGGAATCCCTGAGTGGGTTGAGGAGTGCAAACGACACTCTGTTGGGCCCCTGGTGCCCCGCATTATTGTGGGAAACAAATGTGACCTGAGGGACCGCCGGGAGGTCCCCACGTCAGCTGCCCAGTGTCTTGCAGACAGCTACAACTTCCCGCTGTTTGAGACTTCAGCCAAGGACCCTGCTGAGAAGGAACATGTGGATGCTATCTTTCTGACTTTAGCTTATAGGTTAAAGTGCCACAAACCTCTGAGACTGAAGGAGCCGAGTGAGAGCAACATGAGGAATCTGTGGGaccagagagagcaggaggcagCAACTTGTCAGTGCTGA
- the katnal1 gene encoding katanin p60 ATPase-containing subunit A-like 1 isoform X2, which translates to MQGVIQQIHKHCQSLRDPALKVRWQQVRQELTEEYEQVKGIMGTLESFRSEKPVDIPAPQSDDRPEDPAVWPPPTPAEHRNPIAVKRPNSAVKQQRKDSPGLQHRGAAQVGRGQANPKGIRDARGTKAKDDKGKKGVGDAQGDVEQKKFDGTGYDSDLVDSLERDIVSRNPNVHWDDIADLEDAKKLLREAVVLPMWMPDFFKGIRRPWKGVLMVGPPGTGKTMLAKAVATECGTTFFNVSSSTLTSKYRGESEKLVRLLFEMARFYAPTTIFIDEIDSICGRRGTSDEHEASRRVKSELLIQMDGVGGALENDDPSKMVMVLAATNFPWDIDEALRRRLEKRIYIPLPTAVGRVELLKINLREVEVAPDVDLDLIAEKIEGYSGADITNVCRDASMMAMRRRIQGLSPEEIRALSKDELQMPVTMEDFTLTLKKISKSVSAADLEKYEAWMAEFGSV; encoded by the exons ATGCAG GGGGTCATTCAGCAGATCCACAAGCACTGTCAGTCTCTCAGAGACCCTGCACTTAAAGTCAGATGGCAGCAG GTGAGGCAGGAACTGACTGAAGAGTATGAGCAGGTGAAAGGCATCATGGGAACACTTGAGAGCTTTAGGTCAGAGAAGCCAGTTGACATCCCTGCCCCACAGTCAGATGACAGACCTGAGGATCCAGCAGTTTGGCCCCCTCCCACACCTGCAGAACACAG GAATCCTATTGCAGTAAAGCGTCCCAACAGTGCagtgaaacaacagaggaaGGACTCCCCTGGTCTGCAGCATCGTGGAGCAGCGCAAGTGGGTCGTGGCCAGGCCAATCCTAAAGGAATCAGAGACGCCCGAGGAACAAAGGCAAAAGACGATAAG GGCAAGAAAGGAGTTGGAGACGCACAGGGGGATGTAGAGCAGAAGAAGTTTGATGGCACAGGATATGACAGTGACCTTGTGGATTCACTGGAGAGAGATATTGTGTCCCGTAACCCTAATGTGCACTG GGATGACATTGCTGATCTGGAAGATGCTAAGAAGCTGCTGAGAGAAGCAGTGGTGTTACCCATGTGGATGCCTGACTTCTTTAAGGGCATTCGTCGCCCATGGAAG GGTGTGTTAATGGTTGGCCCTCCAGGGACAGGAAAGACCATGTTAGCCAAAGCTGTGGCCACAGAATGTGGGACTACTTTCTTCAATGTGTCCTCCTCCACGCTTACCTCCAAATACAGGGGCGAGTCTGAAAAACTTGTTCGTCTGCTGTTTGAAATG gCCCGGTTTTATGCACCAACAACTATCTTCATAGATGAGATTGATTCCATCTGTGGCAGGAGAGGAACATCTGATGAACATGAAGCCAGTCGCAGGGTTAAATCAGAACTTCTCATTCAGATGGATG GTGTAGGGGGGGCTCTTGAAAATGATGACCCCTCGAAGATGGTGATGGTCCTTGCTGCCACCAACTTCCCTTGGGACATTGATGAAGCGCTACGACGACGGCTAGAGAAGCGTATCTACATCCCCCTGCCCACAG CTGTAGGACGTGTAGAGCTTCTTAAGATCAATCtcagggaggtggaggtggctCCAGATGTGGACCTGGACCTCATTGCAGAGAAGATTGAAGGCTACTCTGGTGCCGACATCACCAAcgtctgcag GGATGCGTCCATGATGGCTATGCGTCGTCGAATCCAAGGCCTGAGCCCTGAGGAGATCCGAGCTCTATCCAAAGACGAGCTGCAGATGCCTGTGACCATGGAGGACTTCACTCTCACACTCAAGAAGATCTCCaaatctgtctctgctgccGACCTAGAAAAATACGAAGCCTGGATGGCTGAGTTTGGGTCAGTATAA
- the katnal1 gene encoding katanin p60 ATPase-containing subunit A-like 1 isoform X1, whose product MNLADICDNAKKGREYALLGNYDSSIVYYQGVIQQIHKHCQSLRDPALKVRWQQVRQELTEEYEQVKGIMGTLESFRSEKPVDIPAPQSDDRPEDPAVWPPPTPAEHRNPIAVKRPNSAVKQQRKDSPGLQHRGAAQVGRGQANPKGIRDARGTKAKDDKGKKGVGDAQGDVEQKKFDGTGYDSDLVDSLERDIVSRNPNVHWDDIADLEDAKKLLREAVVLPMWMPDFFKGIRRPWKGVLMVGPPGTGKTMLAKAVATECGTTFFNVSSSTLTSKYRGESEKLVRLLFEMARFYAPTTIFIDEIDSICGRRGTSDEHEASRRVKSELLIQMDGVGGALENDDPSKMVMVLAATNFPWDIDEALRRRLEKRIYIPLPTAVGRVELLKINLREVEVAPDVDLDLIAEKIEGYSGADITNVCRDASMMAMRRRIQGLSPEEIRALSKDELQMPVTMEDFTLTLKKISKSVSAADLEKYEAWMAEFGSV is encoded by the exons ATGAATTTGGCAGATATATGTGACAATGCCAAGAAGGGACGTGAGTATGCTTTGCTTGGGAACTATGACTCTTCCATTGTGTACTACCAGGGGGTCATTCAGCAGATCCACAAGCACTGTCAGTCTCTCAGAGACCCTGCACTTAAAGTCAGATGGCAGCAG GTGAGGCAGGAACTGACTGAAGAGTATGAGCAGGTGAAAGGCATCATGGGAACACTTGAGAGCTTTAGGTCAGAGAAGCCAGTTGACATCCCTGCCCCACAGTCAGATGACAGACCTGAGGATCCAGCAGTTTGGCCCCCTCCCACACCTGCAGAACACAG GAATCCTATTGCAGTAAAGCGTCCCAACAGTGCagtgaaacaacagaggaaGGACTCCCCTGGTCTGCAGCATCGTGGAGCAGCGCAAGTGGGTCGTGGCCAGGCCAATCCTAAAGGAATCAGAGACGCCCGAGGAACAAAGGCAAAAGACGATAAG GGCAAGAAAGGAGTTGGAGACGCACAGGGGGATGTAGAGCAGAAGAAGTTTGATGGCACAGGATATGACAGTGACCTTGTGGATTCACTGGAGAGAGATATTGTGTCCCGTAACCCTAATGTGCACTG GGATGACATTGCTGATCTGGAAGATGCTAAGAAGCTGCTGAGAGAAGCAGTGGTGTTACCCATGTGGATGCCTGACTTCTTTAAGGGCATTCGTCGCCCATGGAAG GGTGTGTTAATGGTTGGCCCTCCAGGGACAGGAAAGACCATGTTAGCCAAAGCTGTGGCCACAGAATGTGGGACTACTTTCTTCAATGTGTCCTCCTCCACGCTTACCTCCAAATACAGGGGCGAGTCTGAAAAACTTGTTCGTCTGCTGTTTGAAATG gCCCGGTTTTATGCACCAACAACTATCTTCATAGATGAGATTGATTCCATCTGTGGCAGGAGAGGAACATCTGATGAACATGAAGCCAGTCGCAGGGTTAAATCAGAACTTCTCATTCAGATGGATG GTGTAGGGGGGGCTCTTGAAAATGATGACCCCTCGAAGATGGTGATGGTCCTTGCTGCCACCAACTTCCCTTGGGACATTGATGAAGCGCTACGACGACGGCTAGAGAAGCGTATCTACATCCCCCTGCCCACAG CTGTAGGACGTGTAGAGCTTCTTAAGATCAATCtcagggaggtggaggtggctCCAGATGTGGACCTGGACCTCATTGCAGAGAAGATTGAAGGCTACTCTGGTGCCGACATCACCAAcgtctgcag GGATGCGTCCATGATGGCTATGCGTCGTCGAATCCAAGGCCTGAGCCCTGAGGAGATCCGAGCTCTATCCAAAGACGAGCTGCAGATGCCTGTGACCATGGAGGACTTCACTCTCACACTCAAGAAGATCTCCaaatctgtctctgctgccGACCTAGAAAAATACGAAGCCTGGATGGCTGAGTTTGGGTCAGTATAA
- the tspan7b gene encoding tetraspanin-7b isoform X1, which translates to METKPVITCLKTLLIVYSFVFWITGAILLAVGVWGKLMLGPYISLIADNSTNAPYVLIGTGTVIIVFGLFGCFATCRGSPWMLKLYAMFLSLVFLAELVAGISGFVFRHEIKGTFHRTYTDAVLNYNAEDEASRAVDNLQHRLRCCGVYNYTSWFGSVYYPSKGIPASCCFNSSDCSAEDLRNATIAPSKVYHQGCYELVTSFMETNMAIIAGVTFGIAFSQLIGMLLACCLSRIITANQYEMV; encoded by the exons ATGGAGACCAAACCGGTCATCACCTGCCTTAAAACCCTCCTCATCGTTTATTCCTTCGTGTTTTGG ATAACAGGAGCCATCCTGCTGGCAGTTGGAGTATGGGGGAAGTTGATGCTGGGCCCGTACATCTCTTTGATAGCTGACAACTCCACCAACGCCCCGTACGTCCTAATTGGCACCGGGACCGTCATCATTGTTTTTGGCCTGTTCGGATGCTTCGCCACCTGCAGAGGAAGCCCATGGATGCTGAAGCTG taTGCCATGTTCCTGTCACTCGTCTTCCTCGCCGAGTTAGTGGCTGGGATCTCTGGATTTGTGTTCCGCCATGAG ATAAAGGGAACCTTTCACAGGACATACACTGATGCAGTCCTTAACTACAATGCAGAAGATGAGGCGAGTCGTGCTGTTGATAACTTGCAGCACAGG ctgcGTTGCTGTGGAGTGTATAATTACACCAGTTGGTTCGGCAGTGTGTATTACCCATCCAAAGGCATTCCTGCGAGCTGCTGCTTTAATTCATCAGACTGCAGCGCAGAAGACCTCCGTAATGCAACTATAGCCCCGAGCAAGGTCTACCACCAG GGCTGCTATGAACTGGTCACGTCATTCATGGAAACCAACATGGCCATTATTGCAGGAGTGACATTTGGGATTGCCTTTTCACAG